Genomic segment of Leptolyngbya subtilissima AS-A7:
ACCCAAGCTCTTTCAAAAACGGCAGCCCAGGCCCTGCTCGACGACGCAACCCGCCAACACAGCCAACTGGCCCGTCAATTCTCAGAGCTGCAAAGCCGCCTGACCAAAATGGAGCCGGGCAGCGACGAATTTACCGTCGAGGCACATAAAGCGAGCTACTTGAAAGGCCAGTTACAGCAACTCACCTCGAAGATTCAGCAGTTGACGTTGGCAGCCACGACCGAGGCAGAGCGCCAACTTGCGGCAGAGCGAGCGGCTGCGGCTGCTGCGGCCCAAGCAGAGCTCGAAGCTCAGGCCCAACGCGACCTAGCCAAATTCGAGGGATTGGTCGAGACGATCAACGCCCACAGCGACGGGTTGGCAGCTGCGGTCACAGAATTTATGGCCTTGACCCAGGAACGCGGCCGAGTAGGCAAGCTGGGGCTGTTGAACATTCAGGATCATGGCCGTTCAGCACATGGGCTTTGCGCTCAAATTCCGCATGTGCTGCAATTTGACAATATTGCACGGCTCCAGAAGCGGGCGGAGAGCCATTTGCAGCCATGACCAAGAAAAAGAGAACCCGCTCCGACTTTGTCCTATGCGCTGTCGCTTGGGCCGAAGGTAGACGCCCCCATTGGCTCCCCAAGGGCGAACCGTTGCCGCTGGCTGGTGACCCTCACGCAGACTCGGGCATTCCTAACGCGAGCGCTCCCCACTGGCATATCAGCTGGCCCCATGTTTCCTCTGAGGCACTCAGGGCTGCACCACCTGAAAAGCAGGCAACGCTCATCATCACCAAAGACCGTGTGACCAAGACTGAGGTGCGCTACCTGCCTAGGCTGCGTCCTCCTATCCCCTGGCTGCTTGATTCTCCCAACACCGCCGGTTGGTGGTACGAATGGGCGGCAGGTTTTGAAGGCGCAAAGCTTGATTGCGATCGCTGCCCTCACCAGGCCTACAGCCTCAAAGATGTGCCCCCCGACGAGCACGGACGGAGGCAATGCCCAATGCACGGGCTAACCTTTGGCGCTGACGGGGAAGTGGTGAAATTAGAGCCACCTGCGATATCGGCAACACCAGCACCGCCGACACCCGGAGAAATAGCTGAGGAAAAAGCGCTCGGCATTTTCTGCTCTGTCGTAGAGCTGGCCGCGCAGCTAAAACGACTTGAAGGGATGTCCGCTAGTACGGGGTTAAACGTGACGATGCCTGACAGTTTGAATAAGCTTCTCCAGACTGCAGCTGATGTGGCGGAGCGGCATGAGCGACAGAATCGAAAGGTGTAACAGATGACCGCCACAGCCCCACCGACGAAGCTCACCGATAAACAACGGCGATTCTGCGAGGAATACCTCGTGGACTTCAACGCGACCGCCGCCTATGGCCGGGCGGGCTACTCTGGCAGCGTTCAGGCGATGGCGGTCAGTGCTCACCAGCTCCTAAGGAATCCTAAGATTCAGGCCTACCTGGCAGAGGTGCGGCGGGTGACCAGCGAGGCGGCCAAGGTTACCCTAGAGCGCACCATTGAGGAGATCGCGGCGGTTGCATTTGCCAACATTACTCAGGTGCTCAGCTTTACCGATGGCGGGGTAACGCTCAACGATTCCACCACGCTGCCCCTAGAAGTGACGGCGGCGATCGAGTCCATCACCGTAAACGAGTCGATCACCGAGGGCGGCCGCACGGTACGGAAGCAGGTAAAGCTCCATAACAAGATGACAGCCCTAGGATTCTTAGCCAATTACTTCGGCATCAATGACGACTTCAACACAGCTAGAGCTACCCTCAAGCGCTACGGCCTGGCCCTGATAGAAGACCCCGAAAACCCTACAGGATGGAGCGTAAGACCCTATGAAAGCTAAGATTCCCCCGTTAAAAAGTGTCCCCGGCATCCCCCGAGACCTGGGGACAGAGCTGCGGGCGATGCCCACCGACCAATTAGAGGCGATCGCAGGGGCCTGTACCCCTGAGCAGGTTGAGGCTATTAGCCGCATGACTGATGCCCATCTGCAAGCCATCGTGGCTGGTGTGGGGGTGCAGTAGTGGTTGAGATTCCACACCTGAAGCAAGACCCCGACCTGGCACCATCTGCCCCCAGCGATCGCCCCACCGACCTCGACTTTAAGGCAATGCTGGAAGAGTCGATCCATGAACTGCACCGGGCGATGCTGGCGGCCCAGGGCACCAGAAAGGCACCGTTAAGCAAAGCCGCGATCGAGGCGATGCAGCAGTACCGGCTGATGTTTCCTCAGACGATTGACGAGTTCATAGACTCGCTAATCGCCCTGCCAGACTTCACCCCCGCTGATTTTGTGAAGGCACTGAAGGAGCGCTACGAGAAATGAACCCTAGAGTCCCCATCCCCCAGCTAAGGCCTATACCAGGGCTAGCGGTGCCCCCAGACCGGCCCAGCATCGTCACAGTGACCCGACGCATTATGGCCCCAGGCGCTGACGGTGCTCCGATGCCCACGGGTGAGATGAGGTGCCATCAGGTCAACACCCAAACGGGCGCGAGGTGCTGAAAAGGGGTGTAACACTCTGTCGCACTGTGGTCGCATTCTGTTGCACTGGTGAGGCGCTATTTCCCCGACGCATTGTGGCACCAGGTTTCGTTGTGGCGCGTTTGTACCCCGCATAGCTTAGGGCCAACCGGACAAACCGGAGTTTCTGGAGGGGGTCGCTAGGGATACTCTAGCCCCATACCAAGCGACGGCTGTTCAGAGCACTGAGGGCAGTGGATTAGTCTTGGTTTGTGACCGAACTATACAAAACCCAGTGCCCCACGCTCGGTGTAGTTTTGAGGCGATCTACCTCTTCCACAACAACACTTGCGACCACCACTGACGCCGCCGGCGGCGCTGACGTTGGCGCTGGTGGTCCTTGAGGTCTTTGCGGACTGCTTTGACCAGGAAGTACCACTGGGGGGTACCGTACACAAACAGAGCGATCAGCGGGACATAAATTAAGTAATCCATTGATGTTTTGAGGTTCGAAAAACAACACCTCCAACATCTCAAACCTGAAAGCCGCCAATGTGGTCAATTCGCTAGCGAGACTAAAACAGCAGTAGTTTTATTTCGGTGGCCACCACTTCCGGCCCGATCGCACCCACCCCAGCGACTCTAGCCATGGCGCGGCCTTCACCCCATACCTGCGAACCATCAGCGCGTCGTAATTCGCCCCCATCGCCTGGGCTTCGGTCAAATCGGCCTTGGCCAAGACCAGCGCCGCCCCAGTGGTCAGCCCTTTCGATTTCTCAGGGTGCTCTGATACCTGCGATTGCACTGAGGCCCCTTGCTGGGCATTCTGGCGGGGCTGTTTTGGGGCGGTCGTAGTTGGCGGCGGTGGTGCAGGATTCTGCTGTATAGGGTCATGTTTGGCGACTGTTCGGCGCTGTTCGGCAGCGCTGCCTAACGCCTGCTCAACAGTGCTCAACCGTTGCTCAACATTTGCCAAACGCTGTTCAACACTATCCCCGACTGGCAGCCCGAGGCGCTGGTGAATGGCCTCGGTTATGATGGCGGTGCGCGTCTGCCCCGTCTGCTCAGCGAGGGCGTCAACCTGGGCCAGCAGCTCAACATCAAGTCTCAGTCCGATATTCTGGTTCGGCATTGTTGGGCACCGTTGAACACTGCCCCGATGGTATCCCGAGAGGGCAACTGGCACATGCTGCGATCGCGACGAGCGAAGGCAAACACTAGTCCAAAGTAGGCTTGGTTTAGTCCAGAGCGTTATGCAGCGTTTTACAAACGTTATACAGCAAGGGCTTTAGGGGTTTGAATAGCTGCTCACACCGCAACTATTCGGACTGACCTAAGCCGTGAAACGATTGTATAACAAGGCTTTCGGGGTTTTGGGGCGGACTAGATAGGCCAGAGGGGTAGGCCAGGATTTTCGGGCAACTGTCACACAGCGTTAGGCGGTGTTCAACATCTCCCACTGACTAATCCAGATGGTTATTCGTGAAGGGCTGGTCAAGAGTTGGTGACTCGTCCGGGGCAGTGTGCGGATTGCTGGGAATGTTGGGGTTGGAGCACTGCAAAACATTCTGCTGCGTCGCTATGACCAACACCAAAGCCGCCATCATCGCTGTCTGCCTGTTGTTAGCGAGCTGCGGTGGCTTAACCACTGCCGAACCAGAGCAACCCGCTGAAGCCGCAGAGGTAGTCGAGGCACCAGCGCCAGAGCCGACCAACTACCTAGCCCAGGGCAAGGCAGAGGGTTACAGTGCTGCTGTCGCTGCTCAGACTGCCACCGGCAACGATTGGAATGATGTAGGGCTGGGGTGGGATGCGGCCATGCGATCGCTCGGCAATGTACCCGCCGACAGCCCCGACTATGCCGAGGCTCAAACCAAGATCCAGGAGTACATCGCCAACCGAGAGGTAGCCTCAGTGCGCTACAACGACCACCTGGCAGAGCTGAAGGCGCGACAGGCTCCCACGACGACCCCAACACCGACACCAGAACCCACTGCTTGGCAACTGTCTCCGGGGTGGACTCAGATGCGATCTGAAGAGGGCAAAGCGCTGGCCTATATTCCCAGAGATCCGATAGCCTGCCGCGATGGGGGCGATTATTGCTTTGAGTTCGACGTGATGGCCCAAGAGGGATGCCCCAATGGGCTCTACGTCGAATTCCAGTTGATTGACCCCAACACTAAAGCGGTCATTGGTATGGGCAATGACCTACTCCCCGTGCTGCTACCTGGCCAAGTCGGGCTGTTATCGATCAACACCCGTGGCCCCGCTAATATTGGCGAAGACACGGTCAGGTGCTATTAGCCAAAACAAACCCCCCAACCGTAGCCAGGGGCGCGGGTGAGTTCTCAAGCAACCTTAGCCCTCAGCAGGCGGGGTAGTGTCCTGGGGCGGTGTTGCTGCCAGCTTGCGGCGCTCCATCACCTTGCGCCGCACCTCTGCGACTTGCTCAGGTGTGGGCGGGGGTAGTGTCGCGAGGAAGGCGCGAAAGTCTGCGAGGGGGTGGTGGTCTATCGGGGGGTGGGGCATGGCAGTGTTTCGGTAGGTGTGCAGTACGGGGCCAGCGAGGGCCAGCCCCAAGGTGGTCTATGCCTAGCCGACGATAGCCAGGCCGTGAATGGGTTGGGCGATCGCGGCCCTTACCCGCGCAACCTCACCGCCCCCCATTGAGGGGTGGTAGCCCTGGGCAACGGTTACCCGGGCGGTGCTGCCATCGGCCAGGGTAGCCAGGTAGGTGCGGCGTGCAGTGGCGGTGGGCAATGGCGCGATCACGGTCTGTTGTAGAATTGCGGTCATATCAAACTCCACGTTTGGTTTACAGCCCCTGCCAGTGTTTCTGAGGCCTTGGCGGGGGTTTTGTTATTGGTGCCCTCTCTTAGCGCCGTGGGCTGGCAGCGCGATCGCCCTACGACAGAGCCTTAACCATTTCGGGCTTCAGCAGGTGCTTGCCCTTGCCGTGGGCATTGCGCCAGGCAATACCCCGTCGCTGGCACTCCTTCCGCAGCTCCTGCGAGGTCATGGCGGCGTAGTCGATGGCGACCGGCTCAACCTCAACCCGTGCGATCGCAACCGGAACAGCGATCGCAGCGCCCTGGGCAACCAGCGCCGCCGTGAGGGGAGGCAGCGGCTTGGCGATCAACGCCTCGGCCTCGGTCAGCAGCTCCTCCAGCGTGGGGAGGTCATCGACTACCGGCACCGGCGCGGCCACCTGCGGCGCGGGCTCAGCTACCAGCAGGCAACCGGCAACGAAAAACGCGAAAAACAAGAACGTGGCGAACATGGCGAAAACTCCGAAGAACGACAGCCCCGTGAAGAGGTGGGGCTAAAGCCGGGGCGGGGAATCGAACCCTGCCTACACCGTCCGGCGAATGTGTTGGGCCTTATCCTCAGTCGCGGTGCCCATTCCGCCGGGAGGCCGTTTGGGTGGGGTGGCGCTGCCCCTTACACCTCTAATACTACTATCATGTTAGTAGTACTGTCAACATGTTGATAGTACTATTTTTATGAGGTAGTATTCTG
This window contains:
- a CDS encoding Rieske (2Fe-2S) protein, with protein sequence MTKKKRTRSDFVLCAVAWAEGRRPHWLPKGEPLPLAGDPHADSGIPNASAPHWHISWPHVSSEALRAAPPEKQATLIITKDRVTKTEVRYLPRLRPPIPWLLDSPNTAGWWYEWAAGFEGAKLDCDRCPHQAYSLKDVPPDEHGRRQCPMHGLTFGADGEVVKLEPPAISATPAPPTPGEIAEEKALGIFCSVVELAAQLKRLEGMSASTGLNVTMPDSLNKLLQTAADVAERHERQNRKV
- a CDS encoding terminase small subunit, giving the protein MTATAPPTKLTDKQRRFCEEYLVDFNATAAYGRAGYSGSVQAMAVSAHQLLRNPKIQAYLAEVRRVTSEAAKVTLERTIEEIAAVAFANITQVLSFTDGGVTLNDSTTLPLEVTAAIESITVNESITEGGRTVRKQVKLHNKMTALGFLANYFGINDDFNTARATLKRYGLALIEDPENPTGWSVRPYES
- a CDS encoding CopG family ribbon-helix-helix protein, yielding MPNQNIGLRLDVELLAQVDALAEQTGQTRTAIITEAIHQRLGLPVGDSVEQRLANVEQRLSTVEQALGSAAEQRRTVAKHDPIQQNPAPPPPTTTAPKQPRQNAQQGASVQSQVSEHPEKSKGLTTGAALVLAKADLTEAQAMGANYDALMVRRYGVKAAPWLESLGWVRSGRKWWPPK